Proteins found in one Hemibagrus wyckioides isolate EC202008001 linkage group LG23, SWU_Hwy_1.0, whole genome shotgun sequence genomic segment:
- the LOC131343975 gene encoding uncharacterized protein LOC131343975, producing the protein MKTLHLALILLVLSGVLTQDRWSVKYPDKPICAVRGFSVSIPCSYSYPQNHQVEQKLWCSMNSNTDFCYKPPYVYNSSSNTKSDFEFTGDDKSDCTLLIHNVQFSYSGEYRFRFITNGDRWTGDPGVTLQVTDLKVSLIRLSGNGTLKQGDSLNLRCDVNCTHTSSQFVWSKNNQPLNTSGPVLHFPAVTVRDSGNYTCTWETNVTSGSETISLHVEGDAPENPEHWLIWVIVLVIAGVSVLVSVAVIHNRRRKFKAPEEIVGESGEKTRTKPQFSSHVSHLTDEEMLNKEEVTYSSVQKQAATEGSQLNRDPQPDEEDEEDKGGVIYAPVWIKPNKGTKQCGHTEQQEENDPVIYSSVKIT; encoded by the exons ATGAAGACGCTGCACTTGGCTCTGATTCTGCTCGTGCTGTCCG GTGTTCTCACTCAGGACAGATGGAGTGTGAAATATCCTGATAAACCGATCTGTGCTGTGAGAGGATTCAGTGTCTCCATTCCCTGTAGTTATTCTTATCCACAAAATCATCAGGTGGAACAAAAGCTTTGGTGCTCGATGAACTCAAACACAGATTTCTGTTATAAACCACCGTATGTTTATAACAGCTCATCAAACACCAAGTCAGACTTTGAGTTCACTGGAGACGACAAATCAGACTGCACTTTGTTAATCCACAATGTACAGTTCAGTTATTCTGGAGAGTACAGATTCAGATTTATAACTAATGGGGACAGATGGACAGGTGATCCTGGAGTGACTCTACAAGTTACAG atttaaaggtGTCACTAATCAGGCTCAGTGGAAACGGAACCCTTAAACAAGGAGACTCGTTAAATCTGAGGTGTGATGtgaactgtacacacacttcctcacagTTTGTGTGGTCTAAGAACAACCAGCCCTTAAATACATCAGGACCTGTTCTTCACTTTCCTGCTGTAACCGTGAGGGATTCTGGGAATTACACCTGCACTTGGGAAACCAACGTCACATCAGGATCTGAAACCATCAGCCTTCATGTCGAGG GTGACGCCCCTGAAAATCCTGAACATTGGTTAATCTGGGTCATTGTTTTGGTGATTGCCGGAGTGAGTGTCCTCGTCTCAGTAGCTGTGATTCACAACAGGAG GAGGAAATTTAAAGCTCCAGAAGAAATCGTGGGGGAAAGTGGAGAGAAAACACGG ACAAAGCCACAGTTCAGCTCTCACGTTTCTCATCTTACTGATGAAGAAATGTTGAACAAGGAGGAAGTGACTTACTCGTCTGTCCAAAAACAAGCAGCAACCGAAGG TTCACAGCTAAACCGAGACCCTCAGcctgatgaagaagatgaagaagataaagGAGGAGTGATTTATGCTCCTGTGTGGATCAAACCCAACAAAGGAACCAAACA GTGTGGTCACACTGAGCAGCAGGAGGAGAACGATCCTGTAATCTACAGCAGTGTGAAAATAACCTGA
- the LOC131343976 gene encoding sialoadhesin-like translates to MKTLHLALILLVLSGVLTQDREWRVKYPDKPICAVRGFSVSIPCSYSYPQNHQVEQKLWCSMNSNTDVCLNPPYVYNSSSNTKSDFEFTGDDKSDCTLLIHNVQFSYSGEYRFRFITNVDRWTGDPGVTLQVTDLKVSLIRLSGNGTLKQGDSLNLRCDVNCTHTSSQFVWSKNNQPLNTSGPVLHFPAVTVRDSGNYTCTWKTGETSGSETISLHVEDEMIYGEMYNSWPFWMVVMVTAGLILVVVIYSRRHVHTEQLKEDDSDIYTTVQYNTFTMN, encoded by the exons ATGAAGACCCTGCACTTGGCTCTGATTCTGCTCGTGCTGTCCG GTGTTCTCACTCAGGACAGAGAATGGAGAGTGAAATATCCTGATAAACCGATCTGTGCTGTGAGAGGATTCAGTGTCTCCATTCCCTGTAGTTATTCTTATCCACAAAATCATCAGGTGGAACAAAAGCTTTGGTGCTCGATGAACTCAAACACAGATGTGTGTCTAAACCCACCGTATGTTTATAACAGCTCATCAAACACCAAGTCAGACTTTGAGTTCACTGGAGACGACAAATCAGACTGCACTTTGTTAATCCACAATGTACAGTTCAGTTATTCTGGAGAGTACAGATTCAGATTTATAACTAAtgtggacagatggacaggtgATCCTGGAGTGACTCTACAAGTTACAG atttaaaggtGTCACTAATCAGGCTCAGTGGAAACGGAACCCTTAAACAAGGAGACTCGTTAAATCTGAGGTGTGATGtgaactgtacacacacttcctcacagTTTGTGTGGTCTAAGAACAACCAGCCCTTAAATACATCAGGACCTGTTCTTCACTTTCCTGCTGTAACCGTGAGGGATTCTGGGAATTACACCTGCACTTGGAAAACCGGCGAGACATCAGGATCTGAAACCATCAGCCTTCACGTCGAGG ATGAAATGATTTATGGAGAAATGTATAATTCATGGCCCTTCTGGATGGTTGTCATGGTGACAGCTGGACTGATTTTGGTTGTTGTGATTTACAGCAGGAG acaCGTCCACACTGAGCAGCTGAAGGAGGACGATTCAGACATCTACaccacagtacagtacaatacattcACCATGAACTGA